From the Deltaproteobacteria bacterium genome, the window GATGGAGCAAATTTTTATATACTAACGCCGTTTCCAGGTACAGAACTATTTGAACAGATGGAGAAACAGGGACTCTTATTGCATAAAGATTGGTCAAAATACGATGCAAACCATGTGGTTTTCAGACACAAAAAACTTATAAAAAAACAATTAGAGGACGGCTTAATATATGCCTATAAAAGATTTTATTCAATCCCATCCATTATGAAAAGGGTGGTATACCCAAGAAAGGATCTGTTACAGGTATTAGCACTTAATACAATGAGGCATCTATCGACGAATAGATTTACAAGAGGCGTAAGAACTTAGAGAGCGTGAAATCTTTGCCCATCCGTGCTATGCCTGAAAATTTGTTGATAGTTGAAAAGGATATCCAATGGATATAAAAGGTAATGTAAAAGAAGTATTTTCACAAGCCCTGAAAGAGACAATATTGCTTTCACGGCAATATTATATCGTATTTATAATACCTGTAGTGCTTGGTACTGTATGGGGCATAGTTTCACAGACATACATATCAGGCGGTATGATTATGATAATGAAAAATATTATGCATACCACAAGGGGACCTGCCATAATAAAAGAGTTCAGTCATTTCACATTTGTACTTATGTTAAGCATGATCGTTAGCATACTTATATGGGTTGTAACTTTTGCAGGTGCCGGACTACTTTTAAAACACAGGAATGAAACAACCACTATCGACTTTGATGAGGTGTTTTCATATACAGGAAACAAACTCGGTTCACTGATAGTTGGAGGTTTTTCATATATATTCCTGCCCTTTCTACCTGTGCTCGTACCCTTTTTGGGGATTATATACGGCATATTATTTATACTTTATATATTTTTTGTCGGTAAAAATTATGGGGGTTTTTTCTTCTGGGCATACCCGGTAATAGCAGAAAACAAGGGTCCTTTTGAAGGCTTTACCATTGCGAAAGAGGCCGTGCTTACAAAAAAAAATGTATTCTGGTCAGCATGGATAAGAGGGTTCCTGCTAATGTGGATATTAGGATTTGTCTTGCAAATAATCCCCTATATTGGATCCATACTTACATGGAGCATAAACCTTATGTTTATTGTTTTCACGGGCTTGCTTTACTATGATTACAAGAATGAAAATGTCAACATTAGCATGCAATAAATGTAGCATTGCATTATAGACGAAATTCGATAATTATATAAACTCAAAAAATGCATTTGAAAAAAATAAGGAGTATCATATGATTATAGGCGGTAGAAGAATAGAATCCGGCAATAAAGTCATAGTTAAAAATCCTTACAACGGCTCTGTTGCGGCAGAGGTCTCAATGGCGTTAGAGCCGGATGTCCAAAAAGCAGTTGATGCCGCAAAAAAAGGTTTTGAAAAGCTATCAAAACTTACATCACATGACAGATATAAAATTCTCATGAATCTTGCGTCCTTGCTCGGACAACGGCATGAACAATTTGCGGTTAATATATCATCGGAAATGGGAAAAACCATTAAAGAGGCACGGACAGAGGTTTCAAGGGCAATAGAAACGGTTACATGGTCGGCAGAAGAGGCAAAAAGATTGCATGGCTCAACAGTTCCGATGGAGTCAGCACCAACAGGCAGAGGCAAGACAGGACTTTTCATACGCGTTCCAGTAGGCATTGTTGCTGCCATATCACCATATAACTTTCCTCTAAATCTATCACTTCATAAAATAGCACCCGCATTCGCGGCAGGAAATGCCTTTATTCTGAAGCCAGCTGAGGCGACATCATCAACGGGTGAAATGATCGGTCAGGCTTTTGTTGATGCCGGTGCTCCGCCCGAGACTGTAAACGTTTTAACAGGCTCTGGCTCAAAGATCGGTTTTGCACTCGTTACGCACCCGGATATCAGGGTTATAACATTTACAGGCAGCAAGGATGTAGGTGAATGGATCACGAAGAACGCAGGGCTTAAAAAGGTTGTAATGGAACTTGGTTCAAACTCTGCCGTGGTTATATGCGATGATGCAAACCCGGATCCCCTTGTAAAAAGGATAGCACTCGGGGGCTACTCCCAGGCAGGACAGGTTTGCATATCGATACAGAGAGTTTATGTGCATGAGAGTATATTCGACAGGTTTGTTG encodes:
- a CDS encoding aldehyde dehydrogenase family protein, yielding MIIGGRRIESGNKVIVKNPYNGSVAAEVSMALEPDVQKAVDAAKKGFEKLSKLTSHDRYKILMNLASLLGQRHEQFAVNISSEMGKTIKEARTEVSRAIETVTWSAEEAKRLHGSTVPMESAPTGRGKTGLFIRVPVGIVAAISPYNFPLNLSLHKIAPAFAAGNAFILKPAEATSSTGEMIGQAFVDAGAPPETVNVLTGSGSKIGFALVTHPDIRVITFTGSKDVGEWITKNAGLKKVVMELGSNSAVVICDDANPDPLVKRIALGGYSQAGQVCISIQRVYVHESIFDRFVESLAKQAQSLKTGDPLNDSTDVGPMITNSDALRVKSWIDEAVKNGAELVCGAEVNGHMMSPSVLINTKQTDRVIKDEVFGPLIVVNSFKDDEQAINMVNDSRYGLQAGVYTNDINKAWRYAQSLEVGGVLINEIPNFRIDLMPYGGMKESGIGREGPGFAIEEMTEIKLIVFHLNPKIQ